GTCCTCCACGCCCCGCCGCTGGTGCTGGACACCCGCCCAGCGTCGCCACGCTTCGGCGAAGCCCTGGTGGCCCGTTTTCGGAGAAAGGCAACCTAAAGCGAAGACCCTGTTTCCGTTCCTGGCGAACTGTGGCATGCTGTGGACCATGACCAAGAAAAGTCCCGCTAACACTCCTAGCACGCCAGTTCCTGCCTCAGCCCTTGCGGAAGGGGAGAAGCTCAGCAAGGTCCAGCTGATCGAGCAGGTCGCCCAGCACACCTCCCTCAGTAAACAAGACGCGAGCCGCGCGGTCGATGCAGCGCTGGCCGCGATCGCTGAAGTCCTCAGAGGCGGCAAGACGGTTGGTTTACCTGGACTGGGCACCTTGGACGTCCGCGCCACCGCAGCACGGACGGGCGTGCGTCCAGG
The Deinococcus sp. KNUC1210 genome window above contains:
- a CDS encoding HU family DNA-binding protein, giving the protein MTKKSPANTPSTPVPASALAEGEKLSKVQLIEQVAQHTSLSKQDASRAVDAALAAIAEVLRGGKTVGLPGLGTLDVRATAARTGVRPGTAEKIQIPAGKKVGFKVATDLKKAL